A genomic region of Paroedura picta isolate Pp20150507F chromosome 4, Ppicta_v3.0, whole genome shotgun sequence contains the following coding sequences:
- the FAM217B gene encoding protein FAM217B isoform X2 translates to MKSNKEQPRSSGGRSHSDIRELKKPRPHVKPSPNRLNKEVSTATEKTPGHAAGNSQGSVRHKERNQHWEGHQQNRATNICTSSQKAPRSPKEPAVKKHYGAGRHKIPSAFKDASWSDSSRAGEVPIQSFYCKKPAKSERNPGRHTEEAEPCSSAYQVASADAMFLDFASVRIMKADSDEDSASDLSDSERIPIPPSPCTPPELNLRAEEIDPLCFERLSDAKGKQSDYCYPDFLPPPFDTWDLKGLAAFVNTECKSEVRPQPTGSLEKYVDRLLELEWLQMQTIQAEKGKAAKGRPQTAPNALRTLKSPGKSKSPHTLLPNKTLTAPGSFSRLPSYQTSHRRDLHSEGAGQVASCQGQRKATCGPSAHPRQPSQGKSREARPRPSAKGQLLDKPPSESNSMIQGAGNIRPPRQSLLHGPAAPLKGLLPYTCPPPKKNGSANSYVPPRKVQADKKLKANGVKPMPCKFK, encoded by the exons ATGAAGTCCAACAAGGAGCAACCACG TTCCAGTGGTGGAAGGAGCCATTCAGACATCAGGGAGCTGAAAAAGCCTCGGCCCCACGTGAAACCGTCTCCTAACAGGTTAAACAAGGAGGTTTCTACTGCCACCGAAAAG ACTCCCGGTCATGCTGCGGGCAACAGCCAGGGCAGCGTTCGCCACAAAGAACGGAACCAACACTGGGAGGGTCACCAGCAAAACAG AGCCACAAATATTTGCACTTCCTCGCAGAAAGCGCCAAGGTCGCCGAAGGAACCTGCGGTGAAAAAGCATTATGGAGCCGGACGCCACAAGATCCCTTCTGCTTTTAAGGACGCCTCTTGGAGTGACTCCAGTAGGGCGGGAGAAGTGCCGATTCAGAGTTTTTATTGCAAAAAACCTGCCAAATCCGAAAGGAACCCTGGAAGGCATACAGAAGAAGCGGAGCCCTGCAGTTCCGCGTACCAGGTCGCTTCTGCTGACGCCATGTTTCTCGACTTCGCATCCGTTAGAATTATGAAAGCAGATTCCGACGAGGACAGCGCCAGTGACCTCTCGGACTCGGAGAGAATCCccatccctccttctccttgcaCGCCGCCGGAGCTCAACCTCCGGGCTGAGGAAATAGACCCCCTTTGTTTCGAGCGCCTCTCAGACGCCAAGGGGAAGCAGTCTGATTACTGCTACCCCGACTTCCTCCCGCCCCCCTTCGACACCTGGGACTTGAAGGGGCTGGCGGCCTTCGTGAACACCGAGTGCAAGTCGGAAGTGAGGCCGCAGCCTACCGGGAGTCTCGAGAAGTATGTCGATCGGCTCCTGGAGCTGGAATGGCTGCAGATGCAAACGATACAAGccgagaaagggaaggcggccaAGGGCCGGCCCCAGACTGCGCCCAATGCCCTTCGGACCTTGAAAAGCCCCGGGAAAAGCAAATCACCGCACACTCTCTTGCCCAACAAAACGTTGACTGCGCCCGGAAGTTTCTCGAGGCTCCCGAGCTACCAGACCAGTCACAGGAGGGATCTGCACAGCGAAGGAGCCGGCCAGGTGGCTTCGTGTCAAGGGCAGCGGAAAGCCACCTGTGGTCCCTCAGCCCATCCAAGACAGCCCTCTCAGGGGAAAAGCCGTGAGGCGAGACCTCGTCCCAGTGCCAAAGGGCAGCTTTTGGACAAGCCTCCCTCAGAGAGCAACTCGATGATTCAGGGAGCAGGCAACATCCGGCCCCCCAGACAATCCTTACTGCACGGTCCAGCAGCCCCCCTCAAAGGCCTCCTGCCCTAcacttgcccccctcccaagaagaacGGGAGCGCCAACAGTTACGTCCCTCCCAGAAAAGTTCAGGCGGACAAGAAGTTAAAAGCAAACGGCGTGAAGCCCATGCCGTGTAAATTCAAATAA
- the FAM217B gene encoding protein FAM217B isoform X1: protein MGPAIPDCPLALPRGSARLQAQAHEVQQGATTVTSSGGRSHSDIRELKKPRPHVKPSPNRLNKEVSTATEKTPGHAAGNSQGSVRHKERNQHWEGHQQNRATNICTSSQKAPRSPKEPAVKKHYGAGRHKIPSAFKDASWSDSSRAGEVPIQSFYCKKPAKSERNPGRHTEEAEPCSSAYQVASADAMFLDFASVRIMKADSDEDSASDLSDSERIPIPPSPCTPPELNLRAEEIDPLCFERLSDAKGKQSDYCYPDFLPPPFDTWDLKGLAAFVNTECKSEVRPQPTGSLEKYVDRLLELEWLQMQTIQAEKGKAAKGRPQTAPNALRTLKSPGKSKSPHTLLPNKTLTAPGSFSRLPSYQTSHRRDLHSEGAGQVASCQGQRKATCGPSAHPRQPSQGKSREARPRPSAKGQLLDKPPSESNSMIQGAGNIRPPRQSLLHGPAAPLKGLLPYTCPPPKKNGSANSYVPPRKVQADKKLKANGVKPMPCKFK from the exons ATGGGCCCGGCCATCCCCGACTGCCCGCTCGCGCTGCCCCGGGGGAGCGCGCGCCTCCAAGCCCAGGCCCATGAAGTCCAACAAGGAGCAACCACGGTAAC TTCCAGTGGTGGAAGGAGCCATTCAGACATCAGGGAGCTGAAAAAGCCTCGGCCCCACGTGAAACCGTCTCCTAACAGGTTAAACAAGGAGGTTTCTACTGCCACCGAAAAG ACTCCCGGTCATGCTGCGGGCAACAGCCAGGGCAGCGTTCGCCACAAAGAACGGAACCAACACTGGGAGGGTCACCAGCAAAACAG AGCCACAAATATTTGCACTTCCTCGCAGAAAGCGCCAAGGTCGCCGAAGGAACCTGCGGTGAAAAAGCATTATGGAGCCGGACGCCACAAGATCCCTTCTGCTTTTAAGGACGCCTCTTGGAGTGACTCCAGTAGGGCGGGAGAAGTGCCGATTCAGAGTTTTTATTGCAAAAAACCTGCCAAATCCGAAAGGAACCCTGGAAGGCATACAGAAGAAGCGGAGCCCTGCAGTTCCGCGTACCAGGTCGCTTCTGCTGACGCCATGTTTCTCGACTTCGCATCCGTTAGAATTATGAAAGCAGATTCCGACGAGGACAGCGCCAGTGACCTCTCGGACTCGGAGAGAATCCccatccctccttctccttgcaCGCCGCCGGAGCTCAACCTCCGGGCTGAGGAAATAGACCCCCTTTGTTTCGAGCGCCTCTCAGACGCCAAGGGGAAGCAGTCTGATTACTGCTACCCCGACTTCCTCCCGCCCCCCTTCGACACCTGGGACTTGAAGGGGCTGGCGGCCTTCGTGAACACCGAGTGCAAGTCGGAAGTGAGGCCGCAGCCTACCGGGAGTCTCGAGAAGTATGTCGATCGGCTCCTGGAGCTGGAATGGCTGCAGATGCAAACGATACAAGccgagaaagggaaggcggccaAGGGCCGGCCCCAGACTGCGCCCAATGCCCTTCGGACCTTGAAAAGCCCCGGGAAAAGCAAATCACCGCACACTCTCTTGCCCAACAAAACGTTGACTGCGCCCGGAAGTTTCTCGAGGCTCCCGAGCTACCAGACCAGTCACAGGAGGGATCTGCACAGCGAAGGAGCCGGCCAGGTGGCTTCGTGTCAAGGGCAGCGGAAAGCCACCTGTGGTCCCTCAGCCCATCCAAGACAGCCCTCTCAGGGGAAAAGCCGTGAGGCGAGACCTCGTCCCAGTGCCAAAGGGCAGCTTTTGGACAAGCCTCCCTCAGAGAGCAACTCGATGATTCAGGGAGCAGGCAACATCCGGCCCCCCAGACAATCCTTACTGCACGGTCCAGCAGCCCCCCTCAAAGGCCTCCTGCCCTAcacttgcccccctcccaagaagaacGGGAGCGCCAACAGTTACGTCCCTCCCAGAAAAGTTCAGGCGGACAAGAAGTTAAAAGCAAACGGCGTGAAGCCCATGCCGTGTAAATTCAAATAA